One genomic region from Mus musculus strain CAST/Ei chromosome Y genomic contig, GRCm38.p6 alternate locus group CAST/Ei CAST/EI_MMCHRY_CTG3 encodes:
- the Srsy gene encoding serine-rich, secreted, Y-linked (The RefSeq protein has 8 substitutions compared to this genomic sequence) → MTNINFATSDSAKGACRCSPSHEVGLRSPLPSQGIHRPSKSTETPSEKAPSDQWDTKASNSEHEVDKPSSILTEEFMRTTLSHEDSLRHHTFLMRFPDTLLLPKENRGKPLFPKEPCKLPLQIKNALSHLQMETVPIEVCNTHHHRKRISAILFLLRRTQNIFLMSKRERQLPEVQNGSP, encoded by the coding sequence atgactaacataaacttcgccacatctgattctgctaaaggagcctgcagatgctcaccatctcatgaggtgggcctcagaagtcccctaccaagccaaggcattcacagaccatctaagtctactgaaaccccatcagaaaaagccccttcagaccaatgggacaccaaagcttccaattcagagcataaggttgacaagccatcctccatccttacagaagagtgcatgcgaaccactctttctcatgaagacagcctcaggcatcccaccttcctcatgagattcccagacacgctacttctaccaagagaaaacagaggaaagcctctgttacccaaggagccctgcaagcttcccctacagatcaagaatgcattgagtcatctccagatggagacagtccccatagaggtgtgcaacactcatcatcaccccaagaggatatcagccattctttttctactaaggaggactcaaaacatattcctaatgtccaagagggagagaaaacttccagaagtgccaaacgggagcccatag